A window from Aneurinibacillus sp. REN35 encodes these proteins:
- a CDS encoding zinc-binding dehydrogenase — translation MKALVHTEQTGMAGLAYRDIDNRQPSVGEVRVKLKAVGLNHRDLFVLHRHKPTDPPLVIGSDGAGVIDAVGEGVTNVRVGDEVVINPSLGWETKSAAPPAGFEIIGLPDHGTFAEQITIPAANVEPKPAYLTWEEAGVFSLAALTAYRALFTRGGLTADQTVLIPGAGSGVATFLLQFAKAAGATVYVTSRSEDKCKSALALGADKAIDSAGNWDEQLSGEKVHLVIESVGAATFTKSLDQLRPGGTVVTFGASAGDEIQIDIRKFFYGQYNLLGTTMGSAEEYREMIRFIEQHQIKPILDRMYPLQRFEEAFTRMDEAAQFGKIGFVIEA, via the coding sequence ATGAAAGCGCTAGTACACACAGAACAGACAGGTATGGCAGGCCTTGCTTATCGTGACATAGATAATAGGCAGCCCAGCGTCGGTGAAGTACGGGTCAAGCTTAAAGCCGTTGGTCTAAATCATCGTGATTTGTTTGTCCTTCATCGACATAAGCCCACCGATCCGCCGCTTGTTATCGGTTCGGATGGAGCGGGCGTGATTGATGCGGTCGGCGAGGGTGTTACGAACGTGCGAGTCGGTGATGAAGTTGTCATCAATCCAAGTCTCGGATGGGAGACGAAGAGTGCCGCCCCTCCTGCGGGATTTGAAATCATCGGTCTTCCAGATCATGGTACATTCGCAGAGCAGATTACGATTCCCGCAGCGAATGTAGAGCCGAAGCCAGCATACTTAACATGGGAGGAAGCGGGCGTGTTTTCGTTAGCTGCGCTTACTGCATACCGGGCGCTGTTTACAAGAGGCGGTCTTACAGCCGATCAGACGGTATTAATTCCGGGAGCCGGAAGCGGGGTTGCAACATTTTTGCTGCAATTTGCAAAGGCGGCAGGCGCCACCGTGTATGTAACATCCCGCTCAGAAGATAAGTGTAAAAGCGCACTTGCACTTGGTGCTGATAAAGCAATTGACAGCGCGGGTAATTGGGATGAGCAGTTGAGTGGGGAAAAGGTGCATCTGGTCATTGAAAGTGTAGGAGCTGCCACTTTTACAAAATCATTGGATCAATTGCGCCCCGGTGGAACTGTTGTTACGTTCGGTGCTTCGGCAGGTGATGAGATTCAGATCGATATCCGCAAGTTTTTCTATGGGCAATACAATCTATTAGGCACTACGATGGGGAGTGCGGAAGAGTATAGAGAGATGATTCGCTTTATTGAGCAGCATCAAATCAAGCCGATTCTTGACCGGATGTATCCACTACAGCGATTTGAGGAAGCTTTTACACGGATGGATGAGGCGGCTCAATTCGGGAAAATCGGGTTTGTTATCGAAGCATAG
- a CDS encoding aldehyde dehydrogenase translates to MISSSVQDAAEQEIKSIVEKQKAYFQNQHTKPLSFRLKQLQRLRDGIKQYESDILSALHQDLHKSEFEAYTTEVGILLEEITFTMKRLRKWAKPKRVKTARTHLGSKGWIIPEPYGTVLVIAPWNYPFQLAISPLIGAIAAGNTVIIKPSELAPHTANVLAAMIGTVFSDELVAVIPGGVSTSQLLLKQPVDYMFFTGSVAVGKVVMEAAAKRLIPVTLELGGKSPCIVHKDANIPLAAKRIAFGKYTNAGQTCIAPDYLFVHKDVKQQLLEALQAVIFEFYGAHPITHEKYGKIINERHFTRILSYLQDGTVYFGGEADKERLRIAPTLLTDVSWDAPVMQEEIFGPILPVMEYEQLQEVIDTVNRRPKPLALYLFTQNKEVERTINGSISYGGGCINDTIMHVATPYLPFGGVGESGMGSYHGAKSFHTFSHFKSVLKQTNVFDFSFRYPSAKNGLKIARRLFK, encoded by the coding sequence ATGATAAGCTCATCTGTACAAGATGCTGCGGAACAAGAAATCAAATCCATTGTGGAGAAGCAAAAAGCATATTTTCAAAACCAGCATACCAAACCGCTTTCCTTTCGTTTGAAGCAGCTGCAGCGCCTTCGAGATGGAATTAAGCAGTATGAAAGCGACATCCTCTCTGCACTGCATCAAGATTTGCATAAATCGGAATTTGAGGCCTATACGACAGAGGTCGGAATCTTGTTAGAGGAAATTACATTTACCATGAAGCGTTTGCGTAAATGGGCTAAGCCCAAACGCGTCAAAACCGCGCGTACACATCTAGGCTCAAAAGGTTGGATAATCCCAGAGCCATACGGTACAGTGCTGGTGATTGCGCCATGGAATTACCCATTTCAATTGGCGATCTCGCCGTTGATTGGAGCGATTGCCGCCGGAAATACAGTCATCATTAAGCCATCGGAGCTTGCGCCTCATACAGCGAATGTGCTAGCTGCTATGATCGGCACAGTGTTTTCTGATGAATTGGTGGCTGTCATCCCCGGAGGTGTGTCAACCAGTCAGCTTTTGCTAAAGCAGCCGGTCGATTATATGTTTTTCACAGGCAGTGTGGCTGTAGGGAAAGTTGTGATGGAGGCTGCTGCGAAGCGCCTCATCCCTGTCACACTAGAACTCGGCGGAAAAAGCCCGTGTATTGTGCATAAAGATGCCAACATTCCTTTGGCCGCCAAACGAATTGCTTTTGGCAAGTATACAAATGCAGGGCAAACGTGTATCGCACCTGACTACTTATTTGTACACAAAGATGTAAAACAGCAACTATTGGAAGCTCTTCAGGCTGTCATTTTTGAGTTTTATGGTGCACACCCGATTACCCATGAGAAGTATGGAAAAATAATAAACGAAAGGCATTTCACGCGGATTCTTTCATATTTGCAGGATGGTACCGTTTATTTTGGTGGAGAAGCCGATAAGGAGCGGCTTAGAATTGCTCCTACGCTGCTTACGGACGTCAGTTGGGATGCGCCAGTGATGCAGGAGGAGATTTTCGGCCCCATCCTTCCTGTGATGGAGTATGAGCAGCTACAGGAAGTGATTGATACGGTCAATCGGCGTCCCAAGCCGCTCGCACTGTATTTATTCACTCAGAATAAGGAAGTAGAGCGCACCATAAACGGAAGCATCTCATACGGCGGTGGATGCATTAATGATACAATCATGCATGTGGCTACTCCGTATTTGCCGTTTGGCGGTGTGGGAGAGAGCGGCATGGGAAGCTATCATGGGGCTAAGAGCTTCCATACATTTTCTCATTTTAAAAGCGTATTGAAGCAGACGAATGTATTTGACTTTTCATTCCGGTACCCGTCTGCAAAAAACGGGTTGAAGATTGCCCGGCGATTATTTAAATAA
- a CDS encoding class I SAM-dependent methyltransferase has product MNPWDARFRAEDYVYGTQPNVFLSSMESRLIAKGKTLAIAEGEGRNAVFLAEKGFDVTAWDYAPSGIEKAQRLAKERGVSIHTELVDLQTAAWEKEVWDQIICVFGHFPPALRLQTLMGVREAVKPGGLYVSEVYSVDQLPYNSGGPKEKQLLYQPEEFLDVFKGWRFLHFFMGEVERHEGELHNGLSHVIQVVVQKPE; this is encoded by the coding sequence ATAAATCCGTGGGATGCCCGCTTTCGGGCGGAGGACTATGTATATGGTACACAGCCGAATGTTTTTCTCTCAAGTATGGAATCACGGCTGATTGCGAAAGGAAAAACCTTAGCGATTGCAGAAGGAGAAGGGCGTAATGCCGTTTTTCTGGCAGAGAAAGGATTCGACGTTACAGCTTGGGACTATGCCCCATCAGGTATTGAAAAAGCGCAAAGACTTGCAAAGGAACGCGGCGTATCCATTCATACGGAGCTTGTCGATTTGCAAACGGCAGCATGGGAGAAGGAAGTGTGGGATCAAATTATATGTGTGTTTGGCCATTTTCCGCCGGCGCTTCGTCTGCAAACACTTATGGGCGTAAGGGAGGCTGTGAAGCCGGGCGGACTGTATGTAAGCGAGGTATATTCCGTGGATCAATTGCCGTATAACAGCGGAGGACCGAAGGAGAAGCAGTTATTATATCAGCCGGAGGAATTCCTTGATGTGTTTAAGGGCTGGCGCTTTCTTCATTTCTTCATGGGAGAAGTGGAGCGCCATGAGGGGGAGCTGCACAATGGCCTCTCCCATGTCATTCAGGTGGTTGTCCAGAAGCCGGAATAA
- a CDS encoding sulfite exporter TauE/SafE family protein, which yields MTLSLIVTLFLIGFVGSFISGLVGIGGSIIKYPMLLYIPPLLGVAAYTAHEVAGISAVQVFFASISGVLALRKENLVHYKLVGYMGVAIIIGSFVGGYGGRFLSADAINLVYGVLATIAAIMMFVPRKGRDDIPLEEVTFNRTIAVAAALIVGIGSGIVGAAGAFILVPIMLLILKIPTRITIASSLAITFISSIGATTGKVLAGEVLFWPSVVMVIASVIAAPIGAKLSTKVNTKILRTILSVLIVASAIKIWLDILG from the coding sequence ATGACCTTAAGTTTAATTGTTACGCTATTCCTGATCGGATTTGTTGGCTCGTTTATTTCAGGATTGGTGGGTATTGGAGGCTCCATTATTAAGTATCCAATGCTTCTGTATATTCCACCGCTTCTCGGCGTAGCTGCTTATACGGCGCATGAAGTTGCAGGCATTAGTGCGGTACAGGTATTTTTCGCAAGCATCTCGGGGGTACTGGCGCTGCGAAAAGAGAACCTAGTCCACTATAAGCTTGTGGGTTACATGGGTGTGGCCATTATTATCGGAAGCTTCGTGGGCGGATATGGCGGCAGATTTTTATCAGCGGATGCCATTAATCTCGTATATGGAGTTCTGGCCACGATCGCTGCAATTATGATGTTTGTTCCGAGAAAGGGTCGTGACGATATTCCGCTCGAGGAAGTAACATTCAATCGTACGATTGCAGTGGCGGCTGCGCTTATTGTAGGGATTGGCTCCGGCATTGTCGGAGCGGCAGGCGCCTTCATACTGGTGCCGATTATGCTTCTCATCCTGAAGATTCCAACACGTATTACGATTGCATCGTCGCTTGCAATCACGTTCATTTCTTCAATCGGAGCGACAACAGGTAAAGTGCTTGCGGGGGAAGTACTGTTTTGGCCCTCTGTTGTTATGGTCATTGCCAGTGTGATTGCCGCCCCAATCGGTGCAAAATTGAGTACAAAAGTGAACACAAAAATTCTTCGTACCATCCTATCCGTACTGATCGTCGCATCGGCGATCAAAATTTGGCTTGATATTTTAGGATAA
- a CDS encoding MBL fold metallo-hydrolase: protein MAVAEISAKQLHDKVDSGEAVFILDVRNSEDYSDWKIEHKHLTDINIPYFDFLDDNEEIYTSLPKDTEIVVVCAKGGSAKMVAEMLDERGYRVGYLTEGMQEWSQFYQPVTVVDEKDMKIIQVNRLAKGCLSYMMISDGKAMVVDPGRHYEEYIKLAEQEQAQIMHIMDTHLHADHISGGPGLAKHTGAVYHISRSEMQGSEAIAYEALEDEQQIQVGDVKVKVLSIPTPGHTPGSVSFLVEDRYLLSGDTIFVGGLGRPDLGGKAREWAQSLYDTVFTHIANMSDETLVLPTHYADIKEINEQGVVGAYLGEIRANNEVMRTQDRAKFTDMVAGAAGATPPNYEDIIKINRGDMQVPLDVATTLEIGPNRCAVHHAD from the coding sequence ATGGCAGTAGCAGAAATTAGCGCAAAACAATTGCATGATAAAGTGGATAGTGGAGAAGCAGTATTTATCCTTGACGTACGTAACAGTGAAGATTATAGTGATTGGAAAATTGAACATAAGCATCTCACCGATATCAACATTCCGTATTTTGATTTCCTTGATGACAATGAAGAGATCTATACGTCGCTGCCGAAGGATACTGAGATTGTTGTAGTATGTGCCAAGGGCGGCAGTGCAAAAATGGTAGCTGAGATGTTGGATGAGCGGGGCTATCGTGTGGGCTATTTAACCGAAGGAATGCAGGAGTGGAGCCAGTTCTACCAACCGGTTACCGTGGTGGATGAGAAAGACATGAAAATCATTCAAGTTAACCGTCTTGCTAAGGGCTGTCTATCCTATATGATGATTTCTGACGGTAAAGCAATGGTGGTAGATCCAGGTCGGCATTATGAAGAATATATAAAGCTGGCAGAGCAGGAGCAAGCGCAGATCATGCATATTATGGATACGCATCTTCATGCGGATCATATCTCAGGTGGACCGGGACTGGCAAAGCATACAGGTGCTGTATATCATATCTCCCGCAGCGAAATGCAGGGCTCAGAAGCCATTGCCTATGAGGCGCTGGAAGATGAGCAGCAAATCCAGGTAGGCGATGTGAAGGTAAAGGTACTATCTATTCCAACACCAGGCCATACACCAGGCAGTGTTTCATTCCTTGTAGAGGACCGGTACCTGCTCTCAGGCGATACTATTTTCGTCGGCGGACTGGGACGTCCTGACCTTGGAGGAAAAGCGCGTGAATGGGCGCAATCTCTATATGATACCGTCTTTACACATATTGCGAATATGTCGGATGAGACGCTAGTTCTACCTACGCACTATGCCGACATCAAAGAAATAAATGAACAAGGGGTTGTGGGCGCGTATTTAGGCGAGATTCGGGCCAATAATGAAGTGATGCGTACACAGGATCGTGCCAAGTTTACAGACATGGTGGCAGGTGCAGCGGGGGCAACACCGCCGAATTATGAAGACATTATAAAAATCAACCGTGGAGATATGCAAGTGCCGCTCGATGTAGCGACTACACTTGAGATTGGTCCAAACCGCTGTGCTGTGCACCACGCTGACTAA
- a CDS encoding sulfite exporter TauE/SafE family protein: MEIESIVVLLIIGGIGAFLSGLLGIGGAIVSYPLLLFVPSALGVAEYSAYEVSAMVAIQVFFSCLSGVLALRKDNVIDYTLVGYMGVAIVIGSLAGAYGGTFLSERAINALYAILATLAAILMFIPRKEHEKTVEKAYTFHKGIASVTALLVGIGSGIVGAGGSFVLLPIMISLLKIPTRVAIASSLAVTFISSIGTSIGKLAAGHVLLWPTIILVLGSIAAAPLGTRLGKVMNTKALRGVLTGLIILIAAKIWFDIFGILS, translated from the coding sequence GTGGAGATAGAAAGTATTGTTGTATTGCTTATCATTGGAGGCATCGGAGCTTTTTTATCTGGCTTGTTAGGAATTGGAGGGGCGATAGTTAGCTATCCACTGCTTTTGTTTGTTCCTTCAGCCTTAGGGGTAGCGGAATATAGCGCATATGAAGTCTCTGCGATGGTTGCTATTCAGGTTTTTTTCTCATGTCTAAGCGGGGTGCTGGCTTTGCGTAAGGACAATGTAATTGATTATACACTGGTTGGCTATATGGGCGTGGCCATTGTGATTGGCAGTCTTGCAGGTGCCTATGGCGGTACTTTTTTATCGGAACGTGCAATTAATGCCCTGTATGCGATATTGGCTACGCTGGCAGCCATTCTAATGTTTATTCCAAGAAAAGAGCATGAAAAAACAGTGGAAAAAGCATATACGTTTCATAAAGGCATCGCGAGTGTAACTGCGCTGTTAGTGGGAATTGGTTCTGGAATTGTCGGTGCGGGCGGCTCCTTTGTTCTTCTGCCAATTATGATCTCGCTGTTAAAGATCCCGACAAGAGTGGCGATCGCTTCTTCCTTGGCGGTAACATTCATCTCATCTATTGGAACAAGTATCGGCAAGCTGGCAGCCGGACATGTGCTGCTTTGGCCAACCATAATTTTAGTATTGGGAAGCATTGCTGCAGCCCCGCTTGGAACCCGACTGGGTAAAGTGATGAATACTAAAGCGCTGCGAGGAGTACTCACGGGGTTGATTATACTCATCGCAGCTAAAATTTGGTTCGATATTTTTGGGATATTATCGTAA
- a CDS encoding rhodanese-like domain-containing protein has product MEWIQYVLFAVVVWLLVKRFMPAKGLKNLSAQDVQEKLGQPKQYAFIDVREVHEYKNGHIKGFRNIPLSQLTSQIANIPKEKSIVLTCRSGMRSRQAAKMLRKQGFDDISHLQTGIAGWQGPLAK; this is encoded by the coding sequence ATGGAGTGGATACAATATGTGTTGTTTGCGGTAGTAGTATGGTTGTTAGTGAAGCGATTCATGCCTGCAAAGGGATTGAAGAACTTATCCGCCCAAGATGTACAGGAGAAGCTGGGCCAACCTAAGCAGTATGCTTTTATTGATGTGCGGGAAGTACATGAATACAAAAATGGGCATATTAAAGGCTTCCGGAATATCCCGTTAAGCCAGCTGACAAGTCAGATCGCAAACATTCCGAAAGAGAAATCCATCGTTCTAACCTGCCGCAGCGGCATGAGAAGCCGTCAGGCTGCTAAAATGCTGCGCAAGCAAGGATTTGATGATATTAGTCATCTGCAAACAGGCATAGCAGGTTGGCAGGGGCCGTTAGCTAAATAG
- a CDS encoding DsrE/DsrF/DrsH-like family protein, which translates to MAKKVAIIASNGGMFDAYKVFNIATAAAATDAEVAIFFTFEGLNLIHKDAHTQLPMPAGKEHFAEGFKAANVPGIPELLNMALEMGVKVIACQMTMDVMNLKKEDFVKGIDVGGAVTFLDFAYDADVTLTF; encoded by the coding sequence ATGGCAAAAAAAGTAGCAATTATCGCAAGTAACGGAGGTATGTTTGACGCATACAAAGTATTTAACATTGCGACAGCGGCAGCTGCCACCGATGCAGAGGTTGCGATTTTCTTTACATTTGAAGGGTTGAATCTTATTCACAAAGACGCACATACACAATTGCCGATGCCAGCTGGAAAAGAACACTTCGCGGAAGGGTTTAAAGCGGCCAATGTACCGGGAATCCCAGAACTGTTGAATATGGCACTAGAGATGGGCGTCAAAGTAATTGCCTGCCAGATGACAATGGATGTAATGAATTTGAAAAAAGAAGATTTTGTTAAAGGTATTGATGTAGGCGGTGCTGTGACGTTCCTTGACTTTGCGTATGATGCCGACGTTACGCTTACGTTCTAA
- a CDS encoding sulfurtransferase TusA family protein — MSAYTVDKTVDCKGLACPMPIVRTKKAIEEIGAGEVLEVIATDPGSVADVRSWATRTGHQFLGTVEEGELFKHYIRKSAPDETKPETKHPHVVSNEELQGKLGEQPVILDVREPMEYAFGHIPGASLVPFGQLEEKLAELEAHKGKDIYVVCRTGNRSDMASQLLAQKGFQNVKNVVPGMSAWEGPIKKDTDK; from the coding sequence ATGAGCGCATACACAGTAGACAAGACAGTGGATTGCAAGGGATTGGCATGTCCGATGCCAATCGTGCGAACCAAAAAAGCAATCGAAGAAATTGGAGCGGGTGAGGTTCTAGAAGTGATCGCCACAGACCCAGGTTCTGTAGCGGACGTTCGAAGCTGGGCTACACGCACCGGACACCAATTTCTTGGAACGGTAGAAGAAGGAGAATTGTTCAAGCATTACATTCGTAAATCCGCTCCTGATGAAACAAAGCCGGAGACAAAGCATCCGCATGTAGTCTCTAATGAAGAACTGCAGGGGAAGCTTGGTGAGCAGCCTGTCATTCTTGATGTGCGTGAGCCGATGGAATATGCATTCGGCCATATTCCAGGCGCTTCTTTGGTGCCATTTGGCCAATTGGAAGAAAAGCTTGCTGAATTGGAAGCTCATAAAGGGAAAGATATATACGTGGTTTGCCGTACAGGAAACCGGAGTGACATGGCATCCCAATTGCTTGCGCAAAAGGGATTCCAAAATGTAAAAAATGTTGTTCCAGGCATGTCAGCTTGGGAAGGTCCGATTAAAAAAGACACAGATAAATAA
- a CDS encoding sulfurtransferase TusA family protein has protein sequence MNADIVVDAKGLSCPMPIVRAKKAMDGLQSGQTMILEATDKGSINDFQSWVKQMNHEMLSTEEDNGVYRFHVKKA, from the coding sequence ATGAATGCAGATATTGTTGTAGATGCAAAAGGATTATCCTGCCCAATGCCAATCGTGCGGGCGAAAAAAGCGATGGATGGTTTACAAAGCGGCCAAACCATGATTCTTGAAGCAACAGATAAAGGCTCGATCAACGACTTCCAAAGCTGGGTCAAGCAAATGAATCATGAGATGTTGAGTACAGAAGAAGATAACGGTGTGTACCGTTTTCATGTGAAAAAAGCATAA
- a CDS encoding metal-sensitive transcriptional regulator, producing MNKAIQHRLRRMEGQVRGVLKMLENEKDCKEVITQLTAIRSATDRAIALIVAQNMEECIRKELEQGNRPDDVIKESVDLLVKSR from the coding sequence ATGAACAAGGCCATTCAACATCGTTTGCGAAGAATGGAAGGGCAGGTACGTGGTGTATTAAAAATGTTAGAGAATGAAAAGGACTGTAAAGAGGTCATTACACAGCTTACTGCAATCCGTTCTGCAACGGATCGTGCGATTGCATTGATTGTCGCTCAAAACATGGAAGAGTGTATTCGTAAAGAGCTAGAACAGGGGAACCGTCCTGATGATGTGATAAAAGAATCTGTAGATCTATTAGTGAAAAGTCGATAG
- a CDS encoding sulfurtransferase, translating into MSFLVGVFLIIVGVFYSRRYLPVAGVQELSCEDKKVSSKALLLDVRDYNVATRSPVSNALNLPHAYLRRHYQTIPYQELIVIASEPVTKNMSVRFLQKQGFTVKGYYLTNETI; encoded by the coding sequence ATGAGTTTTTTAGTTGGTGTATTCCTGATTATTGTAGGAGTATTCTATAGCAGGCGATATCTCCCCGTTGCAGGAGTACAGGAGTTATCGTGTGAGGATAAGAAGGTAAGCAGCAAGGCACTGCTTCTTGATGTACGGGATTATAATGTAGCTACACGCAGCCCTGTATCGAACGCATTGAATTTGCCGCATGCTTATTTAAGACGTCATTATCAGACGATTCCGTATCAAGAGCTTATTGTGATTGCATCAGAACCGGTAACGAAAAACATGAGCGTTCGGTTTCTTCAGAAGCAAGGATTTACAGTCAAAGGCTATTATTTAACAAATGAGACGATATAA
- a CDS encoding ABC transporter substrate-binding protein gives MKYYRAMMYAVFVVCLLAGCSVSSPEREPLRVGILVAGDARLEKAEGMKQGLRDLGMQEKEVIYKIYNAKNDIRELTRQAQKLAGENVDVVVGTGVAEGMALAQEMKNATRKPVVLIGVASPYASEIQSLCQRKGISVAGVENGHIALTPKRMELLRLAFPHRDQMVVLYDPNVKASEWALVLAKETANQQGYAIDTMPVGEDADIKRLYERSFTKHESILILPSHYIEAQTAAIQQLSLQRKVPVMGLNEAQVKAGYTLSYGVSYEHQGYQAAKLLLRMVGEELRGGIPFEMPDIVALKINFATVDKIGESVSKIGMSYGDDVFTGGE, from the coding sequence ATGAAATATTATCGCGCTATGATGTATGCGGTGTTTGTTGTTTGTCTTCTTGCGGGCTGTTCAGTATCATCGCCGGAGCGAGAACCTCTGCGTGTCGGTATTTTGGTAGCTGGGGATGCACGCCTGGAGAAAGCGGAAGGAATGAAGCAGGGGCTGCGTGATCTAGGGATGCAGGAGAAGGAAGTTATCTATAAAATCTACAACGCCAAAAACGACATCCGAGAGTTAACGAGGCAGGCGCAAAAGCTGGCAGGAGAGAATGTGGATGTGGTGGTAGGAACAGGTGTAGCGGAAGGGATGGCTCTTGCACAAGAGATGAAGAACGCCACCCGTAAGCCTGTCGTGCTAATTGGTGTTGCCTCTCCCTATGCTTCTGAGATTCAGTCGCTTTGCCAAAGGAAGGGAATTTCTGTTGCGGGTGTAGAGAATGGCCATATCGCTCTGACACCGAAGCGAATGGAACTTTTACGGCTTGCTTTTCCGCACAGGGATCAGATGGTTGTATTATATGATCCGAATGTCAAGGCAAGCGAGTGGGCGTTGGTGCTTGCAAAGGAGACAGCGAATCAACAAGGGTATGCTATTGATACGATGCCTGTCGGAGAGGATGCGGATATCAAAAGATTGTATGAAAGAAGCTTTACGAAGCACGAATCTATCCTTATACTACCCAGTCATTATATCGAAGCGCAGACCGCAGCCATCCAGCAGCTTTCTTTGCAGCGAAAGGTACCGGTAATGGGATTGAATGAAGCACAGGTAAAGGCAGGCTATACCTTATCGTACGGTGTATCATATGAACATCAAGGCTATCAGGCAGCTAAGCTGCTGCTTCGTATGGTAGGAGAAGAACTAAGGGGAGGCATTCCATTTGAGATGCCTGACATTGTCGCGTTAAAGATTAATTTTGCCACGGTAGATAAAATTGGTGAGTCCGTATCTAAAATCGGAATGAGCTACGGTGATGATGTGTTTACGGGAGGAGAGTGA